GCCCTGCTGATCCTGTGGAGCTCCACTTTGGCCTCCTCCAGGCGCTCAGCCTCCACAGCATCCACAACAAACACCAGCCCATCGGTCCGGCGTGTGTAGGAACGCCACAGTGGTCGCAGCTTCTCCTGACCCCCAACATCCCACACTTGGAAGGTGATGGCACGAGACCCCCCCAGAGGTACTCGGATCTTCTCCATGTTGAAACCTTTGGTAGGGACACTCTGGACAAACTCCTTGAACTTGAGGCGGTAAAGAAGGGAGGTTTTTCCAGCTGAGTCTAGCCCAACGACCACCACATGCAGGGCCTGGAAGTGTGGCAAGAAGGAGGAAGTGGGTGCCATCTCT
Above is a window of Erinaceus europaeus chromosome 12, mEriEur2.1, whole genome shotgun sequence DNA encoding:
- the ARL4D gene encoding ADP-ribosylation factor-like protein 4D, encoding MGNHLTEMAPTSSFLPHFQALHVVVVGLDSAGKTSLLYRLKFKEFVQSVPTKGFNMEKIRVPLGGSRAITFQVWDVGGQEKLRPLWRSYTRRTDGLVFVVDAVEAERLEEAKVELHRISRASDNQGVPVLVLANKQDQPGALSATEVEKRLAVCELAAATLTHVQGCSAVDGLGLQPGLERLYEMILKRKKAPRASKKRR